One Notamacropus eugenii isolate mMacEug1 chromosome Y unlocalized genomic scaffold, mMacEug1.pri_v2 SUPER_Y_unloc_1, whole genome shotgun sequence DNA window includes the following coding sequences:
- the LOC140516979 gene encoding olfactory receptor 8K3-like, whose translation MEEMHKWNETIAIQVTEFILLGITDHPHLQIPLFLVFLIIYMITTLGNLGLIMLTKIDSHLKTPMYFFLSNLAFIDLGHSTAVGPKMLINFIAEKNIISYTGCATQIVVFMTLIISELFMLSVMAYDRYVAICNPLLYMVTMSDRMCCILVVIPYIYSSSVPLLTTIKIFNSSFWKSNIISHFYCDSLPLLSVLCNDAKDVELIILSLSAFNLIFSLLVVLVSYGLILMAILRMNSAEGRRKAFSTCGSHLTVVIVFYGTLTFIYLQPKSSHSFDTDKVASVFYTLVIHMLNPLIYSLRNKEVKGALKRALKNQFKWLL comes from the coding sequence ATGGAAGAAATGCATAAGTGGAATGAAACTATAGCAATTCAAGTAACTGAATTCATTCTCTTGGGCATCACAGATCATCCTCACCTGCAGATCCCCCTTTTCCTGGTATTCCTTATCATCTACATGATCACAACTTTGGGGAACCTAGGCTTGATTATGTTGACCAAAATTGATTCTCACCTGAAAactcccatgtactttttcctaaGCAATCTGGCATTTATTGATCTTGGACACTCCACTGCAGTTGGTCCGAAAATGTTGATAAATTTCATAGCGGAGAAAAATATCATCTCTTATACTGGATGTGCAACCCAGATAGTTGTTTTTATGACATTAATTATAAGTGAACTTTTTATGTTATCGGTGATGGCCTATGACCGCTACGTAGCCATCTGCAATCCACTGCTTTACATGGTCACCATGTCAGACAGAATGTGCTGCATCTTGGTGGTCATACCATATATCTACAGCTCTTCTGTACCATTACTGACCACAATTAAGATTTTTAATTCATCTTTTTGGAAGTCTAACATAATTAGTCATTTCTACTGTGATAGCCTCCCCCTCTTAAGTGTTTTATGCAATGATGCAAAGGATGTAGAATTAATCATCCTGAGCCTTTCTgctttcaatttaattttctccCTACTGGTTGTCCTTGTTTCATATGGACTCATTCTTATGGCCATCCTCAGGATGAACTCTGCTGAGGGCAGACGCAAAGCCTTCTCCACCTGTGGCTCCCATCTCACTGTGGTGATTGTATTCTATGGAACACTAACTTTCATTTACCTGCAGCCCAAGTCCAGCCACTCCTTTGATACAGACAAGGTAGCTTCTGTCTTTTATACTCTGGTCATTCACATGCTCAACCCTTTGATCTATAGTTTGAGAAATAAGGAAGTCAAAGGTGCCTTGAAAAGAGCCCTGAAAAATCAATTCAAATGGCTTCTTTGA